A section of the Buteo buteo chromosome 27, bButBut1.hap1.1, whole genome shotgun sequence genome encodes:
- the TMEM11 gene encoding transmembrane protein 11, mitochondrial yields the protein MAAWGRRRVGPGGTNSGGGRERVTLSSTDCYIVHEIYNGENAQDQFEYELEQALEAQYKYIVIEPTRIGDETARWITVGNCLHKTAVLAGTTCLFTPLALPVDYSHYISLPAGVLSVACCTLYGISWQFDPCCKYQVEYDAYKLSRLPLHTLTSSTPVVLVRKDDLHRKRLHNTIALAALVYCVKKIYELYAV from the exons ATGGCGGCGTGGGGAAGGAGGCGCGTTGGCCCCGGCGGCACCAACAGCGGTGGCGGCCGGGAGAG GGTCACCTTGTCCTCCACGGATTGTTACATCGTGCATGAGATCTACAATGGCGAGAACGCTCAGGACCAGTTTGAGTATGAGCTGGAGCAGGCCCTGGAAGCACAGTACAAATACATAGTGATAGAGCCCACTCGCATTGGGGATGAGACGGCCCGCTGGATCACTGTCGGGAACTGCCTGCACAAGACCGCCGTGTTAGCGGGCACCACCTGTCTCTTCACCCCTCTGGCACTTCCAGTAGATTATTCTCACTacatctccctgcctgctggtgTGCTGAGCGTGGCCTGCTGCACCCTTTATGGTATCTCTTGGCAATTTGATCCCTGTTGCAAGTACCAAGTAGAGTACGATGCCTATAAACTTTCCCGCCTGCCCCTCCATACGCTCACCTCCTCTACTCCGGTGGTGCTAGTGAGGAAGGACGACCTGCACAGAAAGAGACTGCATAACACGATAGCACTCGCTGCCCTGGTGTACTGTGTAAAGAAGATCTATGAACTCTATGCTGTATGA
- the NATD1 gene encoding protein NATD1: MAHSAPLGLLEQGCPIQVEHDRKRRQFTVRLNGCHDKAVLLYEYVGKRIVDLQHTEVPDAYRGRGIAKHLAKAALDFVVEEDLKAHLTCWYIQKYVKENPLPQYLEHLQP; encoded by the exons ATGGCGCATTCGGCTCCTCTCGGCCTCCTGGAACAGGGCTGCCCCATTCAGGTGGAGCACGATCGGAAGAGGCGGCAGTTCACCGTGCGGCTGAAcg GTTGCCATGACAAGGCGGTGCTGCTCTACGAATACGTGGGGAAGCGGATTGTGGATTTGCAACATACAGAAGTACCAGACGCCTATCGAGGGAGAGGAATAGCCAAGCACCTCGCGAAG GCAGCCCTGGACTTCGTGGTGGAGGAGGACCTGAAAGCTCACTTGACGTGCTGGTACATTCAGAAATACGTCAAGGAGAACCCACTGCCGCAGTACCTGGAACACTTGCAGCCTTAA